The Mangifera indica cultivar Alphonso chromosome 8, CATAS_Mindica_2.1, whole genome shotgun sequence genome has a window encoding:
- the LOC123222952 gene encoding F-box/kelch-repeat protein SKIP25-like translates to MSQTETDVHSKRQHRTQQKTDDKRPPLLPGLPDQIAQICLSRIHPSILFNISRSWRRLIYSPSFPPFLALYSLFSSKSDKILHFYSFDPISSSWEALPPPPSNPPIHLLLHHPSFLSRKLPIQSVSVSGKLVLLAATTHNFNPALTRPLLFNPIHRNWVFGPPLLTPRRWCVAGSLRNVVYVASGIGSHFSTDVARSVEKWDLWKTNNNNTYYHNGDVGSWEKMKGLKDGRFCRDAIDAVGWRGKLCMVNVKGYGAKEGVVYDVDGDTWREMPEGMIKGWRGPVAAVDEEAMFMVDERNGALRKYDEGKDDWIEIIQSNMLVEAQQITGGGGRVCVVDREGGIVVVDVVAAPPRMWVVDTPNGFLALTVHILPRMSQPVTSKS, encoded by the coding sequence ATGTCTCAAACTGAAACTGATGTCCATTCCAAGCGCCAACATCGGACTCAACAAAAAACTGACGATAAGCGGCCGCCTTTACTTCCCGGACTTCCCGATCAAATCGCTCAGATTTGCCTCTCCAGAATCCACCCTTCTATTCTCTTCAACATCTCCCGTTCTTGGAGACGGTTGATTTACTCCCCTTCTTTCCCTCCTTTTCTTGCATTatattctcttttctcttccaaatctgataaaattcttcatttttacTCGTTCGATCCCATTTCTTCCTCCTGGGAAGCTCTTCCTCCTCCGCCGTCCAATCCTCCGATCCACCTCCTCCTCCATCACCCTTCTTTTTTATCCCGGAAGCTTCCGATTCAGTCCGTTTCCGTTTCCGGAAAGCTCGTACTTCTCGCTGCTACTACTCATAATTTTAACCCCGCCCTCACGCGTCCTCTCTTGTTCAATCCCATCCACCGGAACTGGGTTTTTGGGCCCCCGCTCCTGACCCCACGCCGCTGGTGCGTTGCCGGCTCGCTCCGCAACGTTGTCTACGTGGCGAGCGGCATCGGATCTCATTTCTCGACCGACGTGGCGAGGTCGGTCGAGAAGTGGGATCTGTGGaaaaccaataataataatacttattATCACAATGGTGACGTGGGGAGCTGGGAGAAGATGAAGGGGCTTAAAGATGGAAGATTTTGCAGAGACGCCATCGATGCCGTGGGGTGGAGAGGGAAGCTATGTATGGTAAATGTGAAAGGGTACGGCGCCAAGGAAGGAGTAGTTTATGACGTTGATGGGGACACGTGGCGGGAGATGCCGGAGGGGATGATTAAAGGTTGGAGGGGTCCGGTGGCGGCCGTGGACGAGGAGGCGATGTTTATGGTGGATGAGAGAAACGGCGCATTGAGAAAGTATGATGAAGGGAAGGATGATTGGATTGAGATAATTCAATCCAATATGCTCGTCGAAGCTCAACAGATTACCGGTGGCGGTGGGAGAGTTTGTGTTGTTGATAGGGAGGGTGGAATTGTGGTGGTGGATGTGGTGGCAGCACCGCCGCGGATGTGGGTGGTGGATACACCGAATGGGTTCCTAGCTTTAACGGTTCATATCCTCCCTCGGATGAGCCAGCCGGTTACAAGCAagtcttga
- the LOC123222304 gene encoding zinc finger protein 706-like → MSWPTCQQVKRTLMLVVIASRFKRPRMQIIINNNNNANFRGPHSPLGLNSREMTRGKQKIEAQRRNAERNQKSKGSQLEARAVALKVSCPICKTQLANHNQLGDHYSSKHPKEKPPSQAS, encoded by the exons ATGTCGTGGCCCACGTGTCAACAAGTGAAAAGGACATTGATGCTCGTTGTGATAGCAAGCCGTTTCAAACGCCCACGAatgcaaattatta ttaataataataataacgcGAATTTTAGAGGACCACATTCGCCGTTAGGTCTCAATTCGAGAGAGATGACGAGAGGAAAGCAGAAGATTGAGGCGCAGAGACGAAATGCAGAGAGGAATCAGAAGTCAAAAGGATCGCAACTTGAGGCCCGAGCGGTTGCCCTCAAAGTTAGTTGCCCTATCTGTAAG ACGCAACTGGCAAATCACAATCAGCTTGGTGATCATTATTCTTCCAAACATCCGAAGGAAAAACCTCCTTCTCAAGCAAGTTGA
- the LOC123223355 gene encoding phytochrome-interacting ankyrin-repeat protein 2-like — protein sequence MFISSLSVVNSVVVRQNLRVLGPGLNPFSPYCVANHTSSSQQLGPFCFQRKLSKKRFFRSLVDRDDRGWTSLHISARKGDLKAVKQLINEGMDVNVSAWGPKSNGVSPLHLAAQGGHIEVMDELLEQGADIDARTKGACGWTPLHIAAKERKREAVKFLIENGAFLPDNIDDSRFNPPLHYCPGLEWAYEEMNRFQRENLSAGKTSYSSEN from the exons ATGtttatttcatctttatctgTAGTTAATTCCGTCGTCGTGCGTCAAAATCTTCGCGTTTTGGGTCCTGGTCTCAATCCGTTCTCTCCCTATTGCGTTGCCAATCACACCTCTTCTTCTC AGCAACTGGGTCCGTTTTGTTTTCAGCGTAAGTTGTCTAAAAAGCGATTCTTTAGGTCTCTGGTGGACAGGGATGATAGGGGTTGGACCTCCCTTCATATCAGTGCTCGTAAAGGTGACCTCAAAGCG GTGAAGCAACTTATTAATGAAGGAATGGATGTGAATGTGTCGGCATGGGGCCCCAAATCAAATGGGGTTAGCCCACTTCACCTTGCTGCTCAAGGCGGCCACATTGAAGTCATGGATGAATTGCTTGAGCAGGGTGCTGACATTGATGCTAGAACCAAGGGTGCTTGTGGCT GGACCCCACTGCACATTGCAgccaaagaaagaaagagggaAGCTGTTAAATTCCTGATTGAGAATGGAGCATTTTTGCCGGATAACATCGACGATAGCAGATTCAATCCACCACTTCATTATTGTCCTGGTCTTGAATGGGCATACGAGGAGATGAACCGTTTTCAAAGAGAAAATCTATCTGCAGGCAAGACCTCTTATAGCTCCGAGAACTGA